A region from the Peromyscus maniculatus bairdii isolate BWxNUB_F1_BW_parent chromosome 5, HU_Pman_BW_mat_3.1, whole genome shotgun sequence genome encodes:
- the Acbd7 gene encoding acyl-CoA-binding domain-containing protein 7 isoform X4, whose product MSLQADFDQATQDVRKLKSRPEDEELKELYGLYKQSIIGDINIACPAMLDLKGKAKWEAWSLQKGLSKEDAMSAYISKARELIEKYGI is encoded by the exons ATGTCCCTGCAG GCTGATTTTGACCAGGCCACACAAGACGTGAGGAAGCTGAAAAGCAGACCTGAAGATGAAGAGCTCAAAGAACTCTATGGGCTCTACAAACAGTCCATCATTGGAGACATCAACATTG CGTGTCCAGCAATGTTAGACTTGAAGGGCAAGGCCAAGTGGGAAGCATGGAGCCTCCAGAAAG GGTTGTCGAAGGAAGACGCCATGAGTGCCTATATTTCTAAAGCAAGAGAGCTGATTGAGAAATATGGGATTTAG
- the Rpp38 gene encoding ribonuclease P protein subunit p38 isoform X2: protein MAAAPQAPKRGSIRKTRPLVVKTSLNNPYVISWSTLEREDIHFILQTLEDKFKLIGLQKIEDKKKKKTPLVKKQRCSPDVETSEDLKEEHDGDLQVSGWTPVHVRKQLVIGVNEVTRALERNELLLVLVCKSVKPAVITSHLIQLSISRTVPACQVPQLSQRIAPAIGLKCVLALGFRKNTTDFAEEVRAIIPRVPSLHVPWLQDRTQDPKDNLETESLESQDKEILDTSFDDLTKLNKRKLAEGGQASPVTLQPLKIKKLIPNPNKIRKPPKSKKSISK, encoded by the coding sequence ATGGCCGCAGCCCCTCAAGCACCAAAGAGGGGATCTATTCGGAAGACTAGACCTCTGGTTGTAAAGACATCACTGAACAACCCGTATGTCATTTCCTGGAGCACCTTGGAGAGAGAGGACATACATTTTATATTACAGACACTCGAAGACAAGTTTAAATTGATTGGCCTTCAGAAAATtgaagataagaaaaagaaaaaaacacctttGGTAAAAAAGCAAAGGTGCAGCCCTGATGTTGAGACGAGTGAGGATCTGAAAGAGGAGCATGATGGGGACCTGCAGGTGTCAGGCTGGACACCCGTACATGTCAGAAAACAGCTGGTCATTGGCGTTAATGAAGTCACTAGAGCcctggagaggaatgaactgctcCTGGTTCTAGTGTGCAAGTCCGTCAAGCCTGCCGTCATCACCTCACACTTGATTCAGCTGAGTATAAGCAGAACTGTTCCTGCTTGTCAGGTTCCTCAGCTCAGCCAGAGAATTGCTCCTGCCATTGGCTTAAAATGTGTGCTAGCCTTGGGCTTCAGAAAGAACACCACGGACTTCGCTGAGGAAGTAAGAGCCATCATTCCCAGGGTGCCCAGCTTACATGTGCCATGGCTTCAAGACAGAACCCAAGATCCCAAAGACAATTTAGAGACTGAATCTTTGGAAAGCCAAGACAAAGAGATTTTGGACACTTCCTTTGACGACCTTACAAAACTTAATAAAAGAAAGCTTGCTGAAGGTGGGCAGGCTTCTCCTGTAACACTACAACCCCTTAAAATAAAGAAACTCATTCCCAACCCTAATAAGATAAGGAAACCACCCAAAAGTAAAAAATCCATTTCAAAGTAG
- the Acbd7 gene encoding acyl-CoA-binding domain-containing protein 7 isoform X3 yields MSLQADFDQATQDVRKLKSRPEDEELKELYGLYKQSIIGDINIGACPAMLDLKGKAKWEAWSLQKGLSKEDAMSAYISKARELIEKYGI; encoded by the exons ATGTCCCTGCAG GCTGATTTTGACCAGGCCACACAAGACGTGAGGAAGCTGAAAAGCAGACCTGAAGATGAAGAGCTCAAAGAACTCTATGGGCTCTACAAACAGTCCATCATTGGAGACATCAACATTGGTG CGTGTCCAGCAATGTTAGACTTGAAGGGCAAGGCCAAGTGGGAAGCATGGAGCCTCCAGAAAG GGTTGTCGAAGGAAGACGCCATGAGTGCCTATATTTCTAAAGCAAGAGAGCTGATTGAGAAATATGGGATTTAG
- the Acbd7 gene encoding acyl-CoA-binding domain-containing protein 7 isoform X1, producing MHPHTRNSKCRVNKSRGERPLDEPHGRRLKQQWADFDQATQDVRKLKSRPEDEELKELYGLYKQSIIGDINIGACPAMLDLKGKAKWEAWSLQKGLSKEDAMSAYISKARELIEKYGI from the exons ATGCACCCGCACACGCGCAATAGTAAATGTAGAGTAAAtaaaagcagaggagagaggccATTAGATGAGCCGCATGGACGGCGTCTAAAACAACAGTGG GCTGATTTTGACCAGGCCACACAAGACGTGAGGAAGCTGAAAAGCAGACCTGAAGATGAAGAGCTCAAAGAACTCTATGGGCTCTACAAACAGTCCATCATTGGAGACATCAACATTGGTG CGTGTCCAGCAATGTTAGACTTGAAGGGCAAGGCCAAGTGGGAAGCATGGAGCCTCCAGAAAG GGTTGTCGAAGGAAGACGCCATGAGTGCCTATATTTCTAAAGCAAGAGAGCTGATTGAGAAATATGGGATTTAG
- the Acbd7 gene encoding acyl-CoA-binding domain-containing protein 7 isoform X2, whose translation MHPHTRNSKCRVNKSRGERPLDEPHGRRLKQQWADFDQATQDVRKLKSRPEDEELKELYGLYKQSIIGDINIACPAMLDLKGKAKWEAWSLQKGLSKEDAMSAYISKARELIEKYGI comes from the exons ATGCACCCGCACACGCGCAATAGTAAATGTAGAGTAAAtaaaagcagaggagagaggccATTAGATGAGCCGCATGGACGGCGTCTAAAACAACAGTGG GCTGATTTTGACCAGGCCACACAAGACGTGAGGAAGCTGAAAAGCAGACCTGAAGATGAAGAGCTCAAAGAACTCTATGGGCTCTACAAACAGTCCATCATTGGAGACATCAACATTG CGTGTCCAGCAATGTTAGACTTGAAGGGCAAGGCCAAGTGGGAAGCATGGAGCCTCCAGAAAG GGTTGTCGAAGGAAGACGCCATGAGTGCCTATATTTCTAAAGCAAGAGAGCTGATTGAGAAATATGGGATTTAG
- the Rpp38 gene encoding ribonuclease P protein subunit p38 isoform X1 translates to MAEKWEGKRVFKMAAAPQAPKRGSIRKTRPLVVKTSLNNPYVISWSTLEREDIHFILQTLEDKFKLIGLQKIEDKKKKKTPLVKKQRCSPDVETSEDLKEEHDGDLQVSGWTPVHVRKQLVIGVNEVTRALERNELLLVLVCKSVKPAVITSHLIQLSISRTVPACQVPQLSQRIAPAIGLKCVLALGFRKNTTDFAEEVRAIIPRVPSLHVPWLQDRTQDPKDNLETESLESQDKEILDTSFDDLTKLNKRKLAEGGQASPVTLQPLKIKKLIPNPNKIRKPPKSKKSISK, encoded by the exons ATGGCTGAGAAATGGGAGGGTAAAAG GGTTTTCAAGATGGCCGCAGCCCCTCAAGCACCAAAGAGGGGATCTATTCGGAAGACTAGACCTCTGGTTGTAAAGACATCACTGAACAACCCGTATGTCATTTCCTGGAGCACCTTGGAGAGAGAGGACATACATTTTATATTACAGACACTCGAAGACAAGTTTAAATTGATTGGCCTTCAGAAAATtgaagataagaaaaagaaaaaaacacctttGGTAAAAAAGCAAAGGTGCAGCCCTGATGTTGAGACGAGTGAGGATCTGAAAGAGGAGCATGATGGGGACCTGCAGGTGTCAGGCTGGACACCCGTACATGTCAGAAAACAGCTGGTCATTGGCGTTAATGAAGTCACTAGAGCcctggagaggaatgaactgctcCTGGTTCTAGTGTGCAAGTCCGTCAAGCCTGCCGTCATCACCTCACACTTGATTCAGCTGAGTATAAGCAGAACTGTTCCTGCTTGTCAGGTTCCTCAGCTCAGCCAGAGAATTGCTCCTGCCATTGGCTTAAAATGTGTGCTAGCCTTGGGCTTCAGAAAGAACACCACGGACTTCGCTGAGGAAGTAAGAGCCATCATTCCCAGGGTGCCCAGCTTACATGTGCCATGGCTTCAAGACAGAACCCAAGATCCCAAAGACAATTTAGAGACTGAATCTTTGGAAAGCCAAGACAAAGAGATTTTGGACACTTCCTTTGACGACCTTACAAAACTTAATAAAAGAAAGCTTGCTGAAGGTGGGCAGGCTTCTCCTGTAACACTACAACCCCTTAAAATAAAGAAACTCATTCCCAACCCTAATAAGATAAGGAAACCACCCAAAAGTAAAAAATCCATTTCAAAGTAG